In Pleuronectes platessa chromosome 4, fPlePla1.1, whole genome shotgun sequence, the following proteins share a genomic window:
- the LOC128438682 gene encoding coiled-coil domain-containing protein 158 isoform X10: MSSLYSSDGAPVLRETAPAAAAAETRGSSFRPRFNNLTLDQLSDELDRRTKETQRLQEEVENATKVALERFGGKYGINTSPGQSCHSHWFNVYNPPGDFTISPTHTLAGTQPLDCDLDIINQEVVQRQISSPGKKVLENALDDGFQQLPGFQLRKSHDRTETFSVDKAIENLQTTLNKVQIEKDVLSDLRLKDSRNHLDQMEKMLCMLEELQNIKRATDQKLQDTEDEAVALSRKVETLEQIMKETYSTLLCHESRCDKDHVTNLNAPTRSGPPSPAAKLTEDTNDTNELQERCLRSIEHLGREEHSGGNTQKQRSKELIASLCQEMALLTDKLSSSKQNSVSLSVKLELLKNLTERHTSLHQCQIGELESDISSHKDKEQRTQEGRTAQELLREKDEELQLRLQEALQHHSWCQTLHTEGETLRRKLDDREKLIDNLRLQLESSEQMKAQHSHTINNLHQENNLLSNQLNQHKLQIQQLRAELDQHKSDLATAEHERRNLQASVAEQGQRLREETLEKRQLSSQLEIQRLQLLALTKEHEEQQRLHSCRSDEREGVVLRLRSQLRDTHDELDQVRITLRTLEGADGHGLRVALDMQKEITARREQVDSLHSKIQHLEETVEKLQQEKRHQSLENQRQLGQLAFVREEKKLLSRELEALGSKDQQLRDRIGQLEAILHKMSESFADCQEFIQLQEQQFYRLKLGHALDLKELQGQNLHSTLNPTPPDPDSLNPSELGAPPSSQHASSAQIKASPARQLRSLVKELRGVISENHRPHTDNSPAGRSFHRRRSAPEREHRTTFRSDEAEEVKANSRSRRETCSREPHFLPKAQLNGKMINKDFFREKIMAHPSRLASSPATAVRFTSPQQLLSLGRRSPVHSLLTSDPHS, from the exons ATGTCGTCGCTTTACAGCAGTGATGGCGCCCCCGTGCTCCGGGAAAcagccccagcagcagcagcagcgg AGACTCGCGGCAGCTCCTTCCGGCCGAGGTTCAACaatctgactctggatcagctgAG CGATGAGCTTGACAGGCGAACTAAGGAAACCCAACGACTTCAAGAGGAAGTGGAAAATGCAACCAAAGTTGCCTTGGAGAGGTTTGGCGGCAAATATGGAATCAATACCTCACCTGGACAAAGCTGCCACAGCCACTGGTTCAATGTCT ATAACCCACCTGGGGATTTCACCATCTCCCCCACCCACACTCTGGCAGGGACTCAGCCTCTGGACTGTGATCTGGATATTATAAACCAAGAGGTGGTTCAAAGGCAGATCAGCTCTCCTGGAAAAAAGGTTTTGGAAAATGCACTAGATGACGGTTTTCAGCAGCTGCCTGGTTTCCAGCTGAGAAAG TCACATGATCGAACCGAGACATTCAGTGTTGACAAAGCCATCGAGAACCTGCAGACTACGCTGAATAAAGTCCAAATTGAGAAGGACGTCTTGTCTGACCTCAG aTTGAAGGATTCGAGGAATCATTTGGATCAGATGGAGAAGATGCTGTGCATGTTGGAAGAGCTCCAGAACATCAAAAGGGCCACAGACCAGAAGctgcaggacacagaggacGAGGCGGTGGCACTCAGCAGGAAAGTAGAGACACTGGAGCAGATCATGAAGGAGACGTATTCTACACTGTTGTGTCATGAGAGTCGATGTGATAAGGACCACGTCACCAATCTCAACGCCCCCACTCGTTCAGGACCGCCTTCACCAGCCGCTAAGTTAACCGAGGATACTAATGACACAAACGAGCTACAGGAGAGATGCTTAAGg TCAATAGAACATCTTGGGAGGGAAGAACACAGTGGAGGAAATACGCAAAAACAAAG GAGTAAAGAACTGATTGCAAGTCTGTGCCAGGAGATGGCGCTGTTGACTGACAAACTGAGCTCATCCAAACAAAACAGCGTCAGCTTGAGTGTTAAGTTGGAGCTGCTCAA gaacctcACTGAAAGACATACGTCGTTGCACCAGTGTCAGATCGGTGAGCTTGAGTCAGATATCAGCAGCCATAAAGATAAG GAACAGAGGACCCAGGAGGGGAGGACAGCCCAGGAACTCCTGCGGGAGAAAGATGAGGAACTCCAGCTCAGGCTGCAAGAAGCCCTGCAG CATCATTCTTGGTGCCAGACCCTGCACACAGAAGGAGAGACACTGAGGCGGAAGCTGGATGACCGAGAGAAGCTGATAGACAATCTGCGGCTGCAGCTGGAGAGCAGCGAACAGATGAAAGCTCAGCACAGTCACACCATCAACAACCTTCACCAGGAGAACAACCTCCTGAGCAACCAGCTAAACCAGCACAAGCTACAGATTCAGCAGCTCAGG GCTGAGTTAGACCAGCACAAGTCAGACCTGGCCACTGCAGAGCACGAGAGGCGGAATCTTCAGGCGTCTGTGGCTGAACAAGGTCAGCGTCTCCGGgaggaaactctggagaaaaGACAGCTCAGCTCCCAGTTGGAGATCCAGCGTTTGCAGTTACTCGCCCTCACAA aggagcatgaggagcagcagcggcTCCACAGCTGTAGGAGCGACGAGCGGGAGGGTGTGGTGCTGAGGCTTCGGAGTCAGCTGAGGGACACTCATGATGAGCTGGACCAGGTCAGGATTACCCTGAGGACCCTGGAAGGAGCCGACGGACACG GCCTCCGAGTAGCACTGGACATGCAGAAGGAGATCACTGCCAGAAGAGAGCAGGTGGACTCTCTGCATAGCAAAATCCAACATCTGGAGGAGACTGTGGAGAAGCTGCAACAG GAGAAGCGTCACCAGAGCCTGGAGAACCAGCGTCAGCTCGGGCAGCTCGCCTTCGTCAGGGAAGAGAAGAAGCTGCTTTCCAGGGAGCTGGAGGCCCTCGGGTCCAAAGACCAACAACTAAGGGACCGGATCGGCCAACTGGAGGCAATCCTGCACAAG ATGTCGGAGAGCTTTGCAGACTGTCAAGAGTTCATCCAGCTGCAGGAACAGCAGTTCTATCGGCTGAAACTCGGACATGCCCTCGACCTGAAG GAACTCCAAGGTCAAAATCTGCACAGCACTCTGAATCCAACTCCACCAGACCCGGATTCCCTGAACCCATCAGAACTCGGCGCTCCACCCTCGTCCCAGCACGCCTCCAGCGCTCAGATCAAG GCGAGCCCCGCCCGGCAGCTCAGGTCTCTCGTCAAAGAGCTGCGAGGAGTGATTTCGGAGAACCACAGACCACACACCGACAACAGCCCCGCGGGCAGGAGCTTCCACAGGAGGAGGTCTGCACCGGAGAGAGAGCACAGGACCACATT CCGTTCTGACGAGGCTGAGGAGGTAAAAGCCAACTCCAGGTCAAGAAGAGAAACCTGCAGCAG AGAGCCTCACTTCCTGCCAAAAGCTCAACTGAATGGAAAGATGATCAACAAGGATTTCTTCAGGGAGA
- the LOC128438682 gene encoding coiled-coil domain-containing protein 158 isoform X11, with protein sequence MSSLYSSDGAPVLRETAPAAAAAETRGSSFRPRFNNLTLDQLSDELDRRTKETQRLQEEVENATKVALERFGGKYGINTSPGQSCHSHWFNVYNPPGDFTISPTHTLAGTQPLDCDLDIINQEVVQRQISSPGKKVLENALDDGFQQLPGFQLRKSHDRTETFSVDKAIENLQTTLNKVQIEKDVLSDLRLKDSRNHLDQMEKMLCMLEELQNIKRATDQKLQDTEDEAVALSRKVETLEQIMKETYSTLLCHESRCDKDHVTNLNAPTRSGPPSPAAKLTEDTNDTNELQERCLRSIEHLGREEHSGGNTQKQRSKELIASLCQEMALLTDKLSSSKQNSVSLSVKLELLKNLTERHTSLHQCQIGELESDISSHKDKEQRTQEGRTAQELLREKDEELQLRLQEALQTLHTEGETLRRKLDDREKLIDNLRLQLESSEQMKAQHSHTINNLHQENNLLSNQLNQHKLQIQQLRAELDQHKSDLATAEHERRNLQASVAEQGQRLREETLEKRQLSSQLEIQRLQLLALTKEHEEQQRLHSCRSDEREGVVLRLRSQLRDTHDELDQVRITLRTLEGADGHGLRVALDMQKEITARREQVDSLHSKIQHLEETVEKLQQEKRHQSLENQRQLGQLAFVREEKKLLSRELEALGSKDQQLRDRIGQLEAILHKMSESFADCQEFIQLQEQQFYRLKLGHALDLKELQGQNLHSTLNPTPPDPDSLNPSELGAPPSSQHASSAQIKASPARQLRSLVKELRGVISENHRPHTDNSPAGRSFHRRRSAPEREHRTTFRSDEAEEVKANSRSRRETCSREPHFLPKAQLNGKMINKDFFREKIMAHPSRLASSPATAVRFTSPQQLLSLGRRSPVHSLLTSDPHS encoded by the exons ATGTCGTCGCTTTACAGCAGTGATGGCGCCCCCGTGCTCCGGGAAAcagccccagcagcagcagcagcgg AGACTCGCGGCAGCTCCTTCCGGCCGAGGTTCAACaatctgactctggatcagctgAG CGATGAGCTTGACAGGCGAACTAAGGAAACCCAACGACTTCAAGAGGAAGTGGAAAATGCAACCAAAGTTGCCTTGGAGAGGTTTGGCGGCAAATATGGAATCAATACCTCACCTGGACAAAGCTGCCACAGCCACTGGTTCAATGTCT ATAACCCACCTGGGGATTTCACCATCTCCCCCACCCACACTCTGGCAGGGACTCAGCCTCTGGACTGTGATCTGGATATTATAAACCAAGAGGTGGTTCAAAGGCAGATCAGCTCTCCTGGAAAAAAGGTTTTGGAAAATGCACTAGATGACGGTTTTCAGCAGCTGCCTGGTTTCCAGCTGAGAAAG TCACATGATCGAACCGAGACATTCAGTGTTGACAAAGCCATCGAGAACCTGCAGACTACGCTGAATAAAGTCCAAATTGAGAAGGACGTCTTGTCTGACCTCAG aTTGAAGGATTCGAGGAATCATTTGGATCAGATGGAGAAGATGCTGTGCATGTTGGAAGAGCTCCAGAACATCAAAAGGGCCACAGACCAGAAGctgcaggacacagaggacGAGGCGGTGGCACTCAGCAGGAAAGTAGAGACACTGGAGCAGATCATGAAGGAGACGTATTCTACACTGTTGTGTCATGAGAGTCGATGTGATAAGGACCACGTCACCAATCTCAACGCCCCCACTCGTTCAGGACCGCCTTCACCAGCCGCTAAGTTAACCGAGGATACTAATGACACAAACGAGCTACAGGAGAGATGCTTAAGg TCAATAGAACATCTTGGGAGGGAAGAACACAGTGGAGGAAATACGCAAAAACAAAG GAGTAAAGAACTGATTGCAAGTCTGTGCCAGGAGATGGCGCTGTTGACTGACAAACTGAGCTCATCCAAACAAAACAGCGTCAGCTTGAGTGTTAAGTTGGAGCTGCTCAA gaacctcACTGAAAGACATACGTCGTTGCACCAGTGTCAGATCGGTGAGCTTGAGTCAGATATCAGCAGCCATAAAGATAAG GAACAGAGGACCCAGGAGGGGAGGACAGCCCAGGAACTCCTGCGGGAGAAAGATGAGGAACTCCAGCTCAGGCTGCAAGAAGCCCTGCAG ACCCTGCACACAGAAGGAGAGACACTGAGGCGGAAGCTGGATGACCGAGAGAAGCTGATAGACAATCTGCGGCTGCAGCTGGAGAGCAGCGAACAGATGAAAGCTCAGCACAGTCACACCATCAACAACCTTCACCAGGAGAACAACCTCCTGAGCAACCAGCTAAACCAGCACAAGCTACAGATTCAGCAGCTCAGG GCTGAGTTAGACCAGCACAAGTCAGACCTGGCCACTGCAGAGCACGAGAGGCGGAATCTTCAGGCGTCTGTGGCTGAACAAGGTCAGCGTCTCCGGgaggaaactctggagaaaaGACAGCTCAGCTCCCAGTTGGAGATCCAGCGTTTGCAGTTACTCGCCCTCACAA aggagcatgaggagcagcagcggcTCCACAGCTGTAGGAGCGACGAGCGGGAGGGTGTGGTGCTGAGGCTTCGGAGTCAGCTGAGGGACACTCATGATGAGCTGGACCAGGTCAGGATTACCCTGAGGACCCTGGAAGGAGCCGACGGACACG GCCTCCGAGTAGCACTGGACATGCAGAAGGAGATCACTGCCAGAAGAGAGCAGGTGGACTCTCTGCATAGCAAAATCCAACATCTGGAGGAGACTGTGGAGAAGCTGCAACAG GAGAAGCGTCACCAGAGCCTGGAGAACCAGCGTCAGCTCGGGCAGCTCGCCTTCGTCAGGGAAGAGAAGAAGCTGCTTTCCAGGGAGCTGGAGGCCCTCGGGTCCAAAGACCAACAACTAAGGGACCGGATCGGCCAACTGGAGGCAATCCTGCACAAG ATGTCGGAGAGCTTTGCAGACTGTCAAGAGTTCATCCAGCTGCAGGAACAGCAGTTCTATCGGCTGAAACTCGGACATGCCCTCGACCTGAAG GAACTCCAAGGTCAAAATCTGCACAGCACTCTGAATCCAACTCCACCAGACCCGGATTCCCTGAACCCATCAGAACTCGGCGCTCCACCCTCGTCCCAGCACGCCTCCAGCGCTCAGATCAAG GCGAGCCCCGCCCGGCAGCTCAGGTCTCTCGTCAAAGAGCTGCGAGGAGTGATTTCGGAGAACCACAGACCACACACCGACAACAGCCCCGCGGGCAGGAGCTTCCACAGGAGGAGGTCTGCACCGGAGAGAGAGCACAGGACCACATT CCGTTCTGACGAGGCTGAGGAGGTAAAAGCCAACTCCAGGTCAAGAAGAGAAACCTGCAGCAG AGAGCCTCACTTCCTGCCAAAAGCTCAACTGAATGGAAAGATGATCAACAAGGATTTCTTCAGGGAGA
- the LOC128438682 gene encoding coiled-coil domain-containing protein 158 isoform X7 has product MSSLYSSDGAPVLRETAPAAAAAETRGSSFRPRFNNLTLDQLSDELDRRTKETQRLQEEVENATKVALERFGGKYGINTSPGQSCHSHWFNVYNPPGDFTISPTHTLAGTQPLDCDLDIINQEVVQRQISSPGKKVLENALDDGFQQLPGFQLRKSHDRTETFSVDKAIENLQTTLNKVQIEKDVLSDLRLKDSRNHLDQMEKMLCMLEELQNIKRATDQKLQDTEDEAVALSRKVETLEQIMKETYSTLLCHESRCDKDHVTNLNAPTRSGPPSPAAKLTEDTNDTNELQERCLRSIEHLGREEHSGGNTQKQRSKELIASLCQEMALLTDKLSSSKQNSVSLSVKLELLKNLTERHTSLHQCQIGELESDISSHKDKRYSEQQQQELHVEVKALRGGLEEARELHRVAEENNCLQSLQEQRTQEGRTAQELLREKDEELQLRLQEALQHHSWCQTLHTEGETLRRKLDDREKLIDNLRLQLESSEQMKAQHSHTINNLHQENNLLSNQLNQHKLQIQQLRAELDQHKSDLATAEHERRNLQASVAEQGQRLREETLEKRQLSSQLEIQRLQLLALTKEHEEQQRLHSCRSDEREGVVLRLRSQLRDTHDELDQVRITLRTLEGADGHGLRVALDMQKEITARREQVDSLHSKIQHLEETVEKLQQEKRHQSLENQRQLGQLAFVREEKKLLSRELEALGSKDQQLRDRIGQLEAILHKMSESFADCQEFIQLQEQQFYRLKLGHALDLKELQGQNLHSTLNPTPPDPDSLNPSELGAPPSSQHASSAQIKASPARQLRSLVKELRGVISENHRPHTDNSPAGRSFHRRRSAPEREHRTTFRSDEAEEVKANSRSRRETCSREPHFLPKAQLNGKMINKDFFREKIMAHPSRLASSPATAVRFTSPQQLLSLGRRSPVHSLLTSDPHS; this is encoded by the exons ATGTCGTCGCTTTACAGCAGTGATGGCGCCCCCGTGCTCCGGGAAAcagccccagcagcagcagcagcgg AGACTCGCGGCAGCTCCTTCCGGCCGAGGTTCAACaatctgactctggatcagctgAG CGATGAGCTTGACAGGCGAACTAAGGAAACCCAACGACTTCAAGAGGAAGTGGAAAATGCAACCAAAGTTGCCTTGGAGAGGTTTGGCGGCAAATATGGAATCAATACCTCACCTGGACAAAGCTGCCACAGCCACTGGTTCAATGTCT ATAACCCACCTGGGGATTTCACCATCTCCCCCACCCACACTCTGGCAGGGACTCAGCCTCTGGACTGTGATCTGGATATTATAAACCAAGAGGTGGTTCAAAGGCAGATCAGCTCTCCTGGAAAAAAGGTTTTGGAAAATGCACTAGATGACGGTTTTCAGCAGCTGCCTGGTTTCCAGCTGAGAAAG TCACATGATCGAACCGAGACATTCAGTGTTGACAAAGCCATCGAGAACCTGCAGACTACGCTGAATAAAGTCCAAATTGAGAAGGACGTCTTGTCTGACCTCAG aTTGAAGGATTCGAGGAATCATTTGGATCAGATGGAGAAGATGCTGTGCATGTTGGAAGAGCTCCAGAACATCAAAAGGGCCACAGACCAGAAGctgcaggacacagaggacGAGGCGGTGGCACTCAGCAGGAAAGTAGAGACACTGGAGCAGATCATGAAGGAGACGTATTCTACACTGTTGTGTCATGAGAGTCGATGTGATAAGGACCACGTCACCAATCTCAACGCCCCCACTCGTTCAGGACCGCCTTCACCAGCCGCTAAGTTAACCGAGGATACTAATGACACAAACGAGCTACAGGAGAGATGCTTAAGg TCAATAGAACATCTTGGGAGGGAAGAACACAGTGGAGGAAATACGCAAAAACAAAG GAGTAAAGAACTGATTGCAAGTCTGTGCCAGGAGATGGCGCTGTTGACTGACAAACTGAGCTCATCCAAACAAAACAGCGTCAGCTTGAGTGTTAAGTTGGAGCTGCTCAA gaacctcACTGAAAGACATACGTCGTTGCACCAGTGTCAGATCGGTGAGCTTGAGTCAGATATCAGCAGCCATAAAGATAAG AGGTAcagtgaacagcagcagcaggagctccaTGTGGAGGTAAAGGCCCTGAGAGGAGGGCTGGAGGAGGCCAGGGAGCTTCACAGAGTCGCAGAGGAGAATAATTGCTTACAGTCTCTGCAGGAACAGAGGACCCAGGAGGGGAGGACAGCCCAGGAACTCCTGCGGGAGAAAGATGAGGAACTCCAGCTCAGGCTGCAAGAAGCCCTGCAG CATCATTCTTGGTGCCAGACCCTGCACACAGAAGGAGAGACACTGAGGCGGAAGCTGGATGACCGAGAGAAGCTGATAGACAATCTGCGGCTGCAGCTGGAGAGCAGCGAACAGATGAAAGCTCAGCACAGTCACACCATCAACAACCTTCACCAGGAGAACAACCTCCTGAGCAACCAGCTAAACCAGCACAAGCTACAGATTCAGCAGCTCAGG GCTGAGTTAGACCAGCACAAGTCAGACCTGGCCACTGCAGAGCACGAGAGGCGGAATCTTCAGGCGTCTGTGGCTGAACAAGGTCAGCGTCTCCGGgaggaaactctggagaaaaGACAGCTCAGCTCCCAGTTGGAGATCCAGCGTTTGCAGTTACTCGCCCTCACAA aggagcatgaggagcagcagcggcTCCACAGCTGTAGGAGCGACGAGCGGGAGGGTGTGGTGCTGAGGCTTCGGAGTCAGCTGAGGGACACTCATGATGAGCTGGACCAGGTCAGGATTACCCTGAGGACCCTGGAAGGAGCCGACGGACACG GCCTCCGAGTAGCACTGGACATGCAGAAGGAGATCACTGCCAGAAGAGAGCAGGTGGACTCTCTGCATAGCAAAATCCAACATCTGGAGGAGACTGTGGAGAAGCTGCAACAG GAGAAGCGTCACCAGAGCCTGGAGAACCAGCGTCAGCTCGGGCAGCTCGCCTTCGTCAGGGAAGAGAAGAAGCTGCTTTCCAGGGAGCTGGAGGCCCTCGGGTCCAAAGACCAACAACTAAGGGACCGGATCGGCCAACTGGAGGCAATCCTGCACAAG ATGTCGGAGAGCTTTGCAGACTGTCAAGAGTTCATCCAGCTGCAGGAACAGCAGTTCTATCGGCTGAAACTCGGACATGCCCTCGACCTGAAG GAACTCCAAGGTCAAAATCTGCACAGCACTCTGAATCCAACTCCACCAGACCCGGATTCCCTGAACCCATCAGAACTCGGCGCTCCACCCTCGTCCCAGCACGCCTCCAGCGCTCAGATCAAG GCGAGCCCCGCCCGGCAGCTCAGGTCTCTCGTCAAAGAGCTGCGAGGAGTGATTTCGGAGAACCACAGACCACACACCGACAACAGCCCCGCGGGCAGGAGCTTCCACAGGAGGAGGTCTGCACCGGAGAGAGAGCACAGGACCACATT CCGTTCTGACGAGGCTGAGGAGGTAAAAGCCAACTCCAGGTCAAGAAGAGAAACCTGCAGCAG AGAGCCTCACTTCCTGCCAAAAGCTCAACTGAATGGAAAGATGATCAACAAGGATTTCTTCAGGGAGA
- the LOC128438682 gene encoding coiled-coil domain-containing protein 158 isoform X8, with the protein MSSLYSSDGAPVLRETAPAAAAAETRGSSFRPRFNNLTLDQLSDELDRRTKETQRLQEEVENATKVALERFGGKYGINTSPGQSCHSHWFNVYNPPGDFTISPTHTLAGTQPLDCDLDIINQEVVQRQISSPGKKVLENALDDGFQQLPGFQLRKSHDRTETFSVDKAIENLQTTLNKVQIEKDVLSDLRLKDSRNHLDQMEKMLCMLEELQNIKRATDQKLQDTEDEAVALSRKVETLEQIMKETYSTLLCHESRCDKDHVTNLNAPTRSGPPSPAAKLTEDTNDTNELQERCLRSIEHLGREEHSGGNTQKQRSKELIASLCQEMALLTDKLSSSKQNSVSLSVKLELLKNLTERHTSLHQCQIGELESDISSHKDKVCCLEQQLLQVQSQLADAQREKERALHQREELQFQLSQLKEQRTQEGRTAQELLREKDEELQLRLQEALQHHSWCQTLHTEGETLRRKLDDREKLIDNLRLQLESSEQMKAQHSHTINNLHQENNLLSNQLNQHKLQIQQLRAELDQHKSDLATAEHERRNLQASVAEQGQRLREETLEKRQLSSQLEIQRLQLLALTKEHEEQQRLHSCRSDEREGVVLRLRSQLRDTHDELDQVRITLRTLEGADGHGLRVALDMQKEITARREQVDSLHSKIQHLEETVEKLQQEKRHQSLENQRQLGQLAFVREEKKLLSRELEALGSKDQQLRDRIGQLEAILHKMSESFADCQEFIQLQEQQFYRLKLGHALDLKELQGQNLHSTLNPTPPDPDSLNPSELGAPPSSQHASSAQIKASPARQLRSLVKELRGVISENHRPHTDNSPAGRSFHRRRSAPEREHRTTFRSDEAEEVKANSRSRRETCSREPHFLPKAQLNGKMINKDFFREKIMAHPSRLASSPATAVRFTSPQQLLSLGRRSPVHSLLTSDPHS; encoded by the exons ATGTCGTCGCTTTACAGCAGTGATGGCGCCCCCGTGCTCCGGGAAAcagccccagcagcagcagcagcgg AGACTCGCGGCAGCTCCTTCCGGCCGAGGTTCAACaatctgactctggatcagctgAG CGATGAGCTTGACAGGCGAACTAAGGAAACCCAACGACTTCAAGAGGAAGTGGAAAATGCAACCAAAGTTGCCTTGGAGAGGTTTGGCGGCAAATATGGAATCAATACCTCACCTGGACAAAGCTGCCACAGCCACTGGTTCAATGTCT ATAACCCACCTGGGGATTTCACCATCTCCCCCACCCACACTCTGGCAGGGACTCAGCCTCTGGACTGTGATCTGGATATTATAAACCAAGAGGTGGTTCAAAGGCAGATCAGCTCTCCTGGAAAAAAGGTTTTGGAAAATGCACTAGATGACGGTTTTCAGCAGCTGCCTGGTTTCCAGCTGAGAAAG TCACATGATCGAACCGAGACATTCAGTGTTGACAAAGCCATCGAGAACCTGCAGACTACGCTGAATAAAGTCCAAATTGAGAAGGACGTCTTGTCTGACCTCAG aTTGAAGGATTCGAGGAATCATTTGGATCAGATGGAGAAGATGCTGTGCATGTTGGAAGAGCTCCAGAACATCAAAAGGGCCACAGACCAGAAGctgcaggacacagaggacGAGGCGGTGGCACTCAGCAGGAAAGTAGAGACACTGGAGCAGATCATGAAGGAGACGTATTCTACACTGTTGTGTCATGAGAGTCGATGTGATAAGGACCACGTCACCAATCTCAACGCCCCCACTCGTTCAGGACCGCCTTCACCAGCCGCTAAGTTAACCGAGGATACTAATGACACAAACGAGCTACAGGAGAGATGCTTAAGg TCAATAGAACATCTTGGGAGGGAAGAACACAGTGGAGGAAATACGCAAAAACAAAG GAGTAAAGAACTGATTGCAAGTCTGTGCCAGGAGATGGCGCTGTTGACTGACAAACTGAGCTCATCCAAACAAAACAGCGTCAGCTTGAGTGTTAAGTTGGAGCTGCTCAA gaacctcACTGAAAGACATACGTCGTTGCACCAGTGTCAGATCGGTGAGCTTGAGTCAGATATCAGCAGCCATAAAGATAAG GTTTGCTGtctggagcagcagctcctgcaggttCAGTCTCAGCTGGCGGAtgcacaaagagaaaaagagcgAGCCTTGCATCAGAGAGAGGAGCTTCAGTTCCAGCTCAGCCAACTTAAG GAACAGAGGACCCAGGAGGGGAGGACAGCCCAGGAACTCCTGCGGGAGAAAGATGAGGAACTCCAGCTCAGGCTGCAAGAAGCCCTGCAG CATCATTCTTGGTGCCAGACCCTGCACACAGAAGGAGAGACACTGAGGCGGAAGCTGGATGACCGAGAGAAGCTGATAGACAATCTGCGGCTGCAGCTGGAGAGCAGCGAACAGATGAAAGCTCAGCACAGTCACACCATCAACAACCTTCACCAGGAGAACAACCTCCTGAGCAACCAGCTAAACCAGCACAAGCTACAGATTCAGCAGCTCAGG GCTGAGTTAGACCAGCACAAGTCAGACCTGGCCACTGCAGAGCACGAGAGGCGGAATCTTCAGGCGTCTGTGGCTGAACAAGGTCAGCGTCTCCGGgaggaaactctggagaaaaGACAGCTCAGCTCCCAGTTGGAGATCCAGCGTTTGCAGTTACTCGCCCTCACAA aggagcatgaggagcagcagcggcTCCACAGCTGTAGGAGCGACGAGCGGGAGGGTGTGGTGCTGAGGCTTCGGAGTCAGCTGAGGGACACTCATGATGAGCTGGACCAGGTCAGGATTACCCTGAGGACCCTGGAAGGAGCCGACGGACACG GCCTCCGAGTAGCACTGGACATGCAGAAGGAGATCACTGCCAGAAGAGAGCAGGTGGACTCTCTGCATAGCAAAATCCAACATCTGGAGGAGACTGTGGAGAAGCTGCAACAG GAGAAGCGTCACCAGAGCCTGGAGAACCAGCGTCAGCTCGGGCAGCTCGCCTTCGTCAGGGAAGAGAAGAAGCTGCTTTCCAGGGAGCTGGAGGCCCTCGGGTCCAAAGACCAACAACTAAGGGACCGGATCGGCCAACTGGAGGCAATCCTGCACAAG ATGTCGGAGAGCTTTGCAGACTGTCAAGAGTTCATCCAGCTGCAGGAACAGCAGTTCTATCGGCTGAAACTCGGACATGCCCTCGACCTGAAG GAACTCCAAGGTCAAAATCTGCACAGCACTCTGAATCCAACTCCACCAGACCCGGATTCCCTGAACCCATCAGAACTCGGCGCTCCACCCTCGTCCCAGCACGCCTCCAGCGCTCAGATCAAG GCGAGCCCCGCCCGGCAGCTCAGGTCTCTCGTCAAAGAGCTGCGAGGAGTGATTTCGGAGAACCACAGACCACACACCGACAACAGCCCCGCGGGCAGGAGCTTCCACAGGAGGAGGTCTGCACCGGAGAGAGAGCACAGGACCACATT CCGTTCTGACGAGGCTGAGGAGGTAAAAGCCAACTCCAGGTCAAGAAGAGAAACCTGCAGCAG AGAGCCTCACTTCCTGCCAAAAGCTCAACTGAATGGAAAGATGATCAACAAGGATTTCTTCAGGGAGA